Proteins co-encoded in one Oncorhynchus kisutch isolate 150728-3 linkage group LG1, Okis_V2, whole genome shotgun sequence genomic window:
- the LOC109903098 gene encoding insulin-like growth factor-binding protein 3 produces MLLYPDLLALLFLQLALSSPWTLASRLPPLRGRSPSSKGLQGARAPNQRQQSVELSTTVLFLGEPCGVYTLSCARGLRCAPPLGDPSPLQALLQGRGVCGNASEPSPSESPQPKATHLTLTEDLEKAPCRRLLNTVLKGLEPVVFQSDRGDIYMPNCDKRGFFRKKQCRSSRGMHRGHCWCVNESGMPTSSHTSPEGTLICDNV; encoded by the exons ATGCTTCTGTACCCTGACCTTCTGGCCCTGCTCTTCCTCCAGCTTGCCCTCTCCAGCCCGTGGACGCTAGCCTCACGGCTGCCCCCTCTCAGAGGAAGGAGTCCCTCCAGTAAGGGCTTACAGGGGGCTAGGGCCCCCAACCAGAGGCAACAGTCTGTGGAGCTCAGCACCACTGTCCTGTTCCTGGGGGAGCCCTGTGGGGTCTACACCCTGAGCTGTGCCCGAGGACTCCGCTGCGCCCCACCACTGGGAGACCCCAGCCCCCTCCAGGCCCTTCTGCAGGGCAGGGGAGTCTGCGGCAACGCCAGTGAACCCAGCCCTTCTGAGAGTCCCCAGCCAAAAG CCACACACCTGACACTGACTGAAGACCTGGAGAAG gcTCCGTGTCGTAGGCTGCTGAACACTGTACTTAAAGGTCTTGAGCCCGTGGTCTTCCAGTCAGACCGTGGCGATATTTATATGCCCAACTGTGACAAGCGTGGTTTCTTCAGAAAGAAACAG TGTCGGTCGTCTCGGGGCATGCACCGCGGTCACTGCTGGTGTGTGAATGAGAGTGGCATGCCAACATCATCACACACAAGTCCAGAGGGCACCCTGATCTGTGACAATGTATGA
- the LOC109894676 gene encoding phosphatidylinositol 5-phosphate 4-kinase type-2 gamma, which yields MASPGASSSPLSFLAPKTKTKKKHFVQQKVEVFRASDPILSVLMWGVNHSINDLVQVPVPVMLLPDDFKANTKIKVNNHLFNKENLPGHFKFKEYCPQVFRNLRERFGIEDLDYQASLARSPPVKDGDGHGVGLLLTSYDRTLKLKQISSEEVEDMHNILSEYHQHIVTCHGSTLLPQFLAMYRVTVESEDTYLIVMRNMFSHRLNVHRKYDLKGSLVSREASLKEKEKELPTYKDVDFRNNMQKVYVSEEEKERIMDKLNRDVEFLVHLRIMDYSLLLGIHDVGRVEEEEMEEESYDDYDSEEEEEEENSLTPAPAVGSYGTSPEGIAGYMNSFKPLGPGEFDPYVDVYAIQSAVGAPQREVYFMGLIDVLTHYDTKKKAAHAAKTVKHGSGAEISTVHPEQYAKRFREFIAKIFA from the exons ATGGCTTCTCCGGGTGCCAGTTCGAGCCCTTTGAGTTTCCTGGCTCCCAAAACGAAGACAAAGAAGAAACATTTTGTACAGCAGAAAGTGGAGGTGTTCCGAGCCAGTGACCCTATTCTAAGCGTCCTTATGTGGGGAGTCAATCACTCG ATTAATGACCTGGTCCAGGTGCCTGTCCCCGTCATGCTGCTTCCTGATGACTTCAAAGCCAATACCAAGATCAAAGTCAACAACCATCTCTTCAACAA AGAGAATCTTCCAGGACATTTCAAGTTCAAAGAGTATTGTCCACAGGTGTTCCGCAATCTCCGAGAGCGCTTTGGAATCGAGGATCTGGATTATCAG GCTTCTCTGGCACGCAGCCCTCCGGTGAAGGACGGGGATGGTCACGGAGTGGGGCTGCTGCTGACATCATATGATCGCACCCTGAAACTCAAACAGATCTCCAGTGAGGAAGTGGAGGACATGCACAACATCCTATCTgaatatcaccag CACATAGTGACGTGTCACGGCAGCACGCTGCTGCCTCAGTTTCTGGCCATGTACCGGGTGACCGTGGAGAGTGAGGACACCTACCTCATCGTTATGAGGAACATGTTCAGCCACAGGCTCAACGTTCACAGGAAGTACGACCTTAAg GGGTCTCTGGTGTCCCGTGAAGCGAGTTTAAAGGAAAAG GAGAAAGAGTTGCCCACGTACAAAGATGTGGACTTCAGGAATAACATGCAGAAGGTTTATGtgagtgaggaggagaaggagaggatcaTGGACAAGCTCAATAGAGACGTGGAG ttCCTGGTGCATCTGAGGATCATGGACTACAGCCTGCTGCTGGGGATCCACGATGTGGGccgggtggaggaggaggagatggaggaggagtcgTATGATGATTATGattcggaggaggaggaggaggaggagaacagccTGACTCCTGCTCCTGCTGTGGGCTCCTATGGCACCTCCCCTGAGGGCATCGCTGGCTACATGAACTCCTTTAAACCCCTGGGGCCCGGGGAGTTTGACCCTTATGTAGACGTCTACGCCATTCAGAGTGCTGTGG GTGCACCCCAGAGGGAGGTGTACTTCATGGGTCTGATTGACGTCCTGACTCACTATGACACCAAGAAGAAAGCCGCTCATGCTGCCAAGACCGTCAAACATGGG TCTGGAGCAGAAATCTCCACCGTTCACCCTGAGCAGTACGCAAAGAGGTTCCGTGAGTTCATTGCTAAGATCTTTGCCTAG